The Ancylothrix sp. D3o DNA segment TCACAAACCAGCGGATCTGCTGGATGGCCGGTGGAATTCGCGATTTGCCGGTGGATGTTGAGGGGCCGGTGAACCTGCCGAAGTCTTTGGATGTTGAGGGGCCGGTGAATCTGCGTGATTGTCGTTGGTAGGGTGGATTTTAGGTTGTCGGCAGATAATATGGACTTTTATCGATAGCAGCAATGGAAAAGTGATCGGGTTTAGCCGAAGAATTAATGAGGAATAAGCGTCATAAGATGCCTTTTTTCCAGAGTGGGCAACGAGCTATGAGTTTTATTCTATCTGCGATAAGCGCTTTGTTGTCACCCCGTCAGTTTCGAGAAGGAGATTGGGGGTTCTGGTTTGGCACATCTGGCTACCTGTTGGGAGCATCAGTTTTGATTCTGCGCTCGCCCCTCTATCTCCAGCGTCCAGTCGCACTGGGGCTTTACGGATTATCGCTGCTGGGCAATTGTTACCTCGTTTCTCCCACGTCCGGTTTGGAGTGGTTTCTGCCGTTCTTTTTCCTCAAAATTCTGGTTAGCCATTTGCTTCCAGAAACGCCCTACTATACCGGCATATCTCAGGATCTTCATCAGGATTGATTAATGTCGCTAAGGGCCGACTTCTGTAAAGTGACTTCTGGATATTCAGATGCCGATGGATGCAATAAGATTAGTAAGTGAGCAGCCAAGTATTTGAGGGGCAGTGGCTAAGTCGGCCTATATTTGAGGGCCGCTAAACGCGGTAACCCAGCCCTATGTTTAAGCGCCGATGAATATTGGAGTATGTGGATGTCGATATAGCGGAGCCGATATATGCTCCAAGGTCAGGGAATGAGCGAGTGAATATTGCAGGGTCGGTTGATATTGTAGAACCAGTGCATGGTGCAGGGCCGATAGATGGAGAGATGCTGGTGGAAGCTCAGGGGCCGGTGCATACAGTGGCGAACCTCCAGACACCAATTGCTCTGCTGGATGGCCGGTGGATTTTTGGGGGCCGGTGCATTTTTAGAGGCCGGTGGATATTGAAATGCCTGTGGAACTCCTGGGCCTGTGAACCATTAGAGGCCGGTGTCTCGCTATCGGCATTCCCGGCGGATGTCGGCCCATATCGTATCCCACCGGCCTCCAACTAAAACAAGGGTATTTTATCGCATCGACTTCCCAGGCGGACACCGACCCATACCTTATCCCACCGGCATCCCAATAAACGTGGGCAAATTACCGCACCGGCATCCCAGACAAACCCCAACAGCTAACTAGACTTAGGTCAATTACCGGAATACGCATCGGCACTCATGGCCACTTCGCTCTCACAAAGACAGACCACACACCGTTTAGCCAACGATCCGCAAGCCAGTCAAGAGTCAACTAAGAACCCCCGCGCGATTCACCGGCATCGACTTCTATCAAGGGACTGTGGATATTACAGGGCTTCGGAATCTGCCAAGGGCCTATGGATGTTAAGATCCCGATGGATCTCCCCAATCGCTATCGGAAATTAATTGAATGGAAACACTAATAATCCGTAGTGTTTTTCATCCAAAAACTTAACTCCCCACTCGTTGGGGAAATTAATTGAATGGAAACCTGTGTAGGATTCTCTTGTTTAAACCGGCCCATTTTGTGTTCCCAACTCTTTGGGGAAATTAATTGCCGGCGGAAATTGAATTTTTCAAGAGGCAACTAAAAATCTATTTCGATAGACCGCATCGGTGGATGTTATAGGGGCCGGCGGATACAATAGAGTCGGCGGATCTGCAAGGATCGGTCGATATTCAATATCCAGAACATCCTGGCAATTGGCTTTCTAAAAGTTTAAATAACAATCAAACTTCCTCTCGACCAGTTTGATTATCTACACTTCGACAGCGCTCAGTGACCACTTGATGCTATGGAGTATGTTCTACACAAGCGCGTCCTAACCGCCCTTGCGGTTGCTATATTTCAGAAACAGGCCGAGAGAATTTGTTGCTGTTTTGGTCGCTCGGAAGTCCTTCTATTTTCCTGATTTTGTTTCTTGATATACTTTCCAAATATTATTTTGTTGATGTTAACACTTTATTTATTTTACCATATATAATTTCTCAACCAGGAAATTAAATTAGATTTGGGAGGTAGTTGTAAGTAATTCTTTGACTTCCCTAGCGGTTAGCAAATTAGGGACACTCCAGATGCCTTTTTTTAAGCGAAAAGCTTCCTCACCTTTCCGAATTATTCGACAATAAAGGTTAAGATGCCGTCGTTTGGGAAAGTCATAAATTCCGAAAGGCAAAAAGTGCCAGCACATCCCGTTTTCGCATAAAATGGATTGAATATTGTTGGACAATTTGGTGTTATTCAAGTACGCATCACTAATCCATCGACCAAAGAAATCTTGCGAGTATGGCTGAACAATTAGAGTTTGGTTTGCGAGTAAGTCGGTCAAAAAAGTTTTAGATGCGTCGCCCCACTGCCAATGAGCTAAAATTTGAGAATCTATCTCCGCTGTTGTTCGTTTGGGCGTTTCTGGCGCATCAATCCATCTGAGACGGATGGCTATTCGTTGGCCGTTTAAATTACAATTTATGGTGTCGCCGTCTACTACAAAAAAATTGCCAGGGGTTGCTACAAACTTTTCCATAATTTCCACCATAATTTCCATTATTTCGTTATTATACTATCATGGGACTCTCATCATTTAACACTCACTTCGACTTTTATCCGCTCTTAAGCCCTTCTGGTATGCCAATTATTAAAGGCATCGAGCAACCCATTGAAGGCATGAAATTAATAGTATATGAGC contains these protein-coding regions:
- a CDS encoding thermonuclease family protein codes for the protein MEIMVEIMEKFVATPGNFFVVDGDTINCNLNGQRIAIRLRWIDAPETPKRTTAEIDSQILAHWQWGDASKTFLTDLLANQTLIVQPYSQDFFGRWISDAYLNNTKLSNNIQSILCENGMCWHFLPFGIYDFPKRRHLNLYCRIIRKGEEAFRLKKGIWSVPNLLTAREVKELLTTTSQI